CTGCGCCTCCTGTCGGGTAGGCGCCTTACCAAATCTCAATTGGCGCAGAAGCTGCGCGATCGCGGGTTTGAGCCTGGCGGCATTCAGAACGCGGTTGACGAGTGCGAGCGGCAGCGCTACCTCGACGACCGCACCTACGCCCAACTCTTCGTGAAGAGCCTGCTCGACCGCAAAGCGGTCGGCCGCATGCGCCTGCTGCACGACTTGCTGCGCCACGGCATCGACGGCGATCTCGCGCGCGAAGTGCTGGACGAATTCCCGGACGAGGATGACTCACGCATCGAGCGCGCGTTGGCGAAATTGGAGACGCTGCGGCCCGAAGACGGTTACGAACAGCTTGGGCGCAGGCTCGAACGCCTCGGATTCACCGCTCCGGAGATCGCCAAAGCGCTGCGCCGAAGGGCGAAGGAGCGCGGCGCATTCCCCGTCCGCTTCGAAGCGCTCGAGTGATGACCCATAGCGACCTCGGCGGCGGGTTCGTGAGCGAGCCGCGCGAAAGCGGCGACACGGTTATCCTGGCGGGCGCGCTCGCCGGCGCGGGTGCGCTGGGCTTGGCGAGCCCCGTGAGCATTGACGCGCGACTGGACGCAGATGCGCGCGCGTGGCTGGACGAAGTCGGCTTCCGTTCCAAACGGCTGTGTTCGCTTAGCCAGCAGCACGGCGCGGAGATCGTGTCCGCCTCGTTGCTCGAACGCAAAAGATCTCCGGACGCGGACGGCATCTGGACGGACTCGAGCAGCGATCTGCTCGCCATCAGAACCGCCGACTGCGCCGCCATGTGGATCGTCGATCCGCGCAATCACCGGCTGTGCATGCTGCACGCAGGCTGGCGCGGCGCCGCTGCCGGCATCGTGCCCGCGGGGGTGCGCGAGCTCGCCGGCGCCGGCGGCGACCCACGCGAGTTCATCGCGGCGGTCGGGCCGCATCTGCGCCCGTGCTGCTTCGAAGTCGGGCCCGAAGTCGCCATCTCGTTTCAGCAAATTGAAGGCGCGATTCTCCCCGCCAAGGAGTTGCTGGCACCGCGCATGCGCTCCGACAGCGTCGCGCTCGACTTTTCCGCCGTGCTCAACGATGCGTTCGGGCGCTGCGGCGTGCCTGCGGAGTCGGTCCACATCGCAACCGCGTGCACGCGCTGTCACC
This window of the Candidatus Tumulicola sp. genome carries:
- a CDS encoding polyphenol oxidase family protein, whose protein sequence is MTHSDLGGGFVSEPRESGDTVILAGALAGAGALGLASPVSIDARLDADARAWLDEVGFRSKRLCSLSQQHGAEIVSASLLERKRSPDADGIWTDSSSDLLAIRTADCAAMWIVDPRNHRLCMLHAGWRGAAAGIVPAGVRELAGAGGDPREFIAAVGPHLRPCCFEVGPEVAISFQQIEGAILPAKELLAPRMRSDSVALDFSAVLNDAFGRCGVPAESVHIATACTRCHPDLFHSYRRNGAGGPLMISVGVLTS
- a CDS encoding regulatory protein RecX → MAQKLRDRGFEPGGIQNAVDECERQRYLDDRTYAQLFVKSLLDRKAVGRMRLLHDLLRHGIDGDLAREVLDEFPDEDDSRIERALAKLETLRPEDGYEQLGRRLERLGFTAPEIAKALRRRAKERGAFPVRFEALE